Proteins encoded in a region of the Photobacterium profundum SS9 genome:
- the thrA gene encoding bifunctional aspartate kinase/homoserine dehydrogenase I has translation MRVFKFGGSSLSDAERFLRAADIIANNAQQGDVSVVLSAPGKVTNKLVSVIDSTVKTGEADLQVADLETVFNELFSGLKALVPSFDKDLVDAKLASSLGQLKQYVHGMKLLGLCPDNVYAKIISKGERLSIVTMKALLEAKGQPASLIDPVAYLFAQGDYLEAHVDIEVSTQNFKRNPLPEGHVNIMPGFTAGNSDGELVTLGRNGSDYSAAVLAACLRAECCEIWTDVDGVYSCDPRIVPDARLLKSLSYQEAMELSYFGASVLHPKTIAPIAQFHIPCLIKNSFSPQGAGTLIGLDTGEDNLAIKGITTLKNLTMVNVSGPGMKGMVGMAARVFGAMSISGVSIVLITQSSSEYSISFCIESDDKVAVQQALQNNFELELKEGLLEPIEFVDDSAIVTLVGDGMRTSQGVASRFFTSLAEVNVNIIAIAQGSSERAISAVIPAMKVAEAVKACHENLFNSKHFLDVFVIGVGGVGGELVEQIRRQQAKLADKGIVIRVCGLANSKGLLLNNNGIPLENWRDQVGVANEPLTLARMIQLVQRHHIINPVVIDCTSDQGIAEQYVDYLAAGFHVITPNKKANTASMAYYHQLRQAARSTRRKFMYDTTVGAGLPVIENLQNLLSAGDELSRFSGILSGSLSYIFGKLDEGMSFSDATTIARENGFTEPDPRDDLSGMDVARKLLILARETGLALELEDVVVEQALPPGFNAEGSIDDFMARLPEANAYFEQLSADAAKEDKVLRYVGEIDQGKCFVKIAAVNPDDPMFKIKDGENALAFYSRYYQPIPLVLRGYGAGTEVTAAGVFADLMRTLGWKLGV, from the coding sequence ATGCGGGTATTTAAGTTTGGTGGTTCATCGTTATCAGATGCAGAACGATTTTTGCGAGCGGCAGATATTATTGCCAATAATGCTCAACAAGGTGATGTGTCTGTCGTGCTTTCAGCGCCAGGAAAAGTAACAAATAAGTTAGTTTCGGTTATAGATAGCACAGTGAAAACAGGCGAGGCTGATCTTCAGGTCGCTGATTTAGAAACTGTATTCAATGAATTGTTTTCTGGTCTTAAAGCGTTAGTACCAAGCTTTGATAAGGATTTGGTTGATGCAAAGTTGGCGAGTTCGTTAGGTCAACTTAAGCAGTATGTACATGGCATGAAGTTATTAGGTTTATGCCCTGATAATGTATACGCCAAAATCATCAGTAAAGGTGAGCGTTTATCTATTGTTACGATGAAAGCACTGCTTGAAGCGAAAGGTCAACCCGCGAGCTTAATAGACCCAGTTGCCTATTTGTTTGCCCAAGGCGATTACCTCGAAGCACACGTTGATATCGAAGTCTCGACGCAAAATTTTAAACGAAACCCTCTGCCTGAAGGTCACGTTAATATTATGCCTGGCTTTACTGCAGGTAATAGTGACGGTGAATTAGTCACGCTAGGGCGTAATGGCTCTGACTATTCCGCCGCAGTATTAGCAGCTTGTCTGCGTGCTGAGTGCTGTGAAATCTGGACAGATGTTGATGGTGTATACAGTTGCGATCCTCGCATTGTTCCTGACGCTCGCTTACTTAAATCTCTTAGTTATCAAGAAGCGATGGAGCTATCCTACTTCGGTGCCTCGGTTCTACACCCGAAAACAATCGCGCCTATTGCCCAGTTCCATATTCCTTGCTTAATCAAAAACAGTTTTAGTCCCCAAGGTGCTGGTACATTAATCGGTCTTGATACCGGTGAAGATAACTTGGCGATTAAAGGCATTACCACGCTGAAAAACCTGACCATGGTCAACGTATCGGGTCCAGGAATGAAAGGCATGGTTGGCATGGCTGCGCGTGTCTTTGGCGCGATGTCAATTTCTGGTGTGTCGATTGTACTGATTACGCAATCATCGTCTGAATACAGCATTAGTTTCTGTATCGAAAGTGACGATAAAGTCGCAGTGCAACAAGCGCTACAAAACAACTTCGAATTAGAGTTAAAAGAAGGCCTCTTAGAGCCTATCGAGTTTGTCGATGATTCCGCCATTGTGACATTAGTGGGTGACGGTATGCGCACATCGCAAGGGGTTGCTTCACGCTTCTTTACCTCTTTAGCCGAAGTGAATGTGAATATTATAGCGATAGCTCAAGGCTCTTCTGAGCGTGCAATCTCTGCGGTAATCCCTGCAATGAAAGTGGCTGAAGCGGTGAAAGCGTGTCACGAAAACCTGTTTAACAGTAAACACTTTCTTGATGTATTTGTGATTGGTGTTGGTGGTGTTGGTGGTGAATTGGTTGAACAAATTCGTCGTCAACAAGCAAAACTTGCAGACAAAGGCATTGTTATTCGTGTATGTGGTTTAGCTAACAGTAAAGGCTTGTTACTTAATAACAATGGTATTCCACTTGAAAACTGGCGTGATCAGGTCGGGGTGGCTAATGAGCCATTAACGCTGGCACGTATGATCCAATTGGTTCAGCGTCACCATATTATTAACCCTGTCGTGATTGATTGTACGTCTGATCAAGGTATTGCAGAGCAGTACGTTGACTATCTAGCGGCAGGTTTCCACGTTATTACACCAAACAAGAAAGCCAATACCGCGAGCATGGCGTATTACCATCAGTTACGTCAGGCGGCACGCTCTACTCGTCGTAAGTTTATGTACGATACAACGGTTGGTGCTGGTTTACCGGTTATTGAAAACTTACAGAATTTGCTGTCTGCAGGTGATGAACTTTCGCGCTTCTCTGGCATTTTATCGGGTTCATTATCTTATATCTTCGGTAAGTTAGATGAAGGTATGAGTTTTAGTGATGCCACCACGATTGCTCGTGAAAACGGCTTTACAGAACCAGATCCTCGTGATGATTTATCGGGTATGGATGTCGCACGTAAACTGCTTATTTTGGCGCGTGAAACGGGCTTAGCATTAGAACTGGAAGATGTTGTCGTCGAGCAGGCATTACCGCCAGGTTTTAATGCAGAAGGCTCTATTGATGATTTCATGGCTCGTTTGCCAGAAGCGAATGCTTACTTTGAGCAGTTATCAGCAGATGCGGCAAAAGAAGATAAAGTATTACGTTACGTGGGAGAAATTGATCAAGGTAAATGCTTCGTTAAGATTGCAGCAGTAAACCCTGATGATCCAATGTTTAAAATTAAAGATGGCGAAAATGCCTTGGCATTCTACAGCCGTTATTATCAACCGATTCCACTAGTATTACGTGGTTACGGTGCAGGTACAGAAGTGACAGCAGCTGGTGTGTTTGCTGATCTAATGCGTACATTAGGCTGGAAGTTGGGAGTATAA
- the aceK gene encoding bifunctional isocitrate dehydrogenase kinase/phosphatase, translating to MTAAMEQLVAHTILQGFDAMYGRFLDVTAGAQERFEQQDWSSVHLALKKRISFYDHHVGLVTSQIQIMLGERYANRSFLMAVKSSYENLLLDYPRYEIAESFFNSVYCRIFEHRNINRDKLFVHSSQENRIPTYPTQLTRIYHAHSGLTSLFDRVLDDTPFTQVWEDKQRDTKLIINHLKQELGAAFNDETSLELIREPFYRNKAAYLIGKITLNHDGQYQTIPLVLPVLNNSNKQLYVDACICHVNDASIIFGFARSYFMVYAPAPGALVRFLSNLIPNKTNAELYTAIGCQKHGKTELYREFLTHLDNSDDQFVTAPGIKGMVMSVFTLPSYDFVFKIIKDKFAPQKDISHATVKEKYKLVKEHDRVGRMADTQEYRHFTFERHRFSDELLAELLAVAPSIIKVTSDQIIISHLYMERRMIPFNIYVEQANDDDLRDAVDEYGKAIKQLAAANIFPGDMLFKNFGVTRHKRVVFYDYDEISYMTEMNFRKIPEPRTPEDEMSAEPWYSVGIYDVFPEEFRTFLLINPKVKALFNELHSDLFEAKYWQSLQQNITHGQYEDVYPYRGVHRLRKT from the coding sequence ATGACAGCAGCAATGGAACAGCTTGTAGCCCATACCATTTTGCAAGGCTTCGATGCTATGTATGGTCGATTTCTTGACGTAACCGCAGGTGCTCAAGAGCGATTTGAACAACAAGATTGGTCTTCCGTTCATTTGGCGTTAAAAAAACGAATAAGTTTTTATGACCATCATGTCGGGTTAGTGACGAGCCAAATTCAGATAATGCTCGGTGAACGCTACGCCAATCGCTCATTTTTAATGGCCGTTAAATCATCGTATGAAAATTTACTGTTAGATTATCCACGATATGAAATTGCAGAAAGTTTTTTCAACTCCGTTTATTGTCGTATTTTTGAACATCGTAATATCAACCGAGATAAACTCTTCGTTCATAGCTCGCAAGAAAACCGGATCCCAACTTATCCCACCCAGTTGACTCGCATCTACCATGCTCACTCAGGTTTAACGTCTTTGTTCGATCGTGTTTTAGACGACACGCCCTTTACCCAAGTATGGGAAGACAAACAACGTGATACCAAGCTCATCATCAACCACCTGAAGCAAGAGTTAGGGGCGGCATTTAATGATGAGACCTCGCTAGAGCTCATCCGCGAGCCATTTTATAGAAATAAAGCGGCTTACTTGATCGGTAAAATAACACTAAACCATGATGGACAATACCAAACCATTCCTTTGGTATTACCTGTACTCAATAACAGTAATAAACAGTTATACGTCGATGCCTGCATCTGCCATGTGAACGATGCGAGTATTATCTTTGGTTTCGCGCGCTCTTACTTCATGGTGTACGCACCTGCTCCTGGTGCGCTTGTTCGCTTCTTATCGAACCTTATTCCCAATAAAACGAATGCAGAGCTATATACAGCAATAGGGTGCCAAAAACACGGCAAGACAGAGCTATACCGTGAGTTTTTAACCCACCTAGATAATTCTGATGATCAATTCGTTACCGCCCCAGGTATCAAAGGGATGGTTATGTCAGTATTCACCCTGCCATCTTACGATTTTGTTTTTAAAATAATTAAAGATAAATTTGCGCCACAAAAAGACATTAGTCATGCCACGGTTAAAGAAAAATATAAACTTGTAAAAGAGCATGATCGTGTTGGTCGTATGGCTGATACTCAGGAATACCGACATTTTACATTTGAACGCCATCGCTTTAGTGATGAGTTATTAGCAGAACTATTGGCTGTTGCTCCCTCGATAATCAAAGTAACGTCAGACCAAATCATTATTAGCCATCTATACATGGAACGTCGAATGATCCCATTCAATATTTATGTAGAACAAGCGAATGATGATGACCTTCGCGATGCTGTTGATGAATATGGTAAAGCAATTAAACAACTCGCCGCGGCTAATATTTTCCCTGGCGATATGCTATTCAAAAATTTTGGGGTAACGCGTCATAAACGCGTCGTGTTTTATGATTATGACGAAATCAGCTATATGACGGAAATGAATTTCCGTAAAATTCCAGAGCCACGAACGCCTGAAGATGAGATGTCTGCTGAGCCTTGGTATAGCGTGGGTATTTATGACGTATTCCCTGAAGAATTCCGTACTTTTTTACTTATAAACCCCAAAGTAAAAGCCTTATTTAATGAATTAC